The following nucleotide sequence is from Ferruginibacter lapsinanis.
TCCTCCGGCTTTAACAGCAATATTGATCTCTTTACCGATACGGGTAAAGTCTTTCGCCATTTTATCCCAACGTGCAAACATGGCACCTTTTCTTACTTCAAATATTCTTCCCATAATTTTAATCGTTAAAAACGTTTAAGGTTTAATACGTTTTAAGGTTATTTATTCCGTAACCAACTGCCTTCACTCTACTATTTGTGAATCGTTGCCGGGATGCAAATTTAGGGAAAATCATCTTGCCTGAAAAGAACATATAATCTGAGTAGTGGGTCGGTTTTAAAATATATTATAATGTAGAATTACCAATGTTCAGTTTACAGTAGTACAAAAGTTTAATCAGGGAACCATCCCCAAAACGGGATGTAATCGTTTTGGGGCGGCTTTTTTGGTTACTTTTTTTCCGCAAAAAAAGTAACAGAAGAGCTGTTACCTTAAAACTGTTTTCATTATAATTTTCAAACTGACCCACTACTTATATGAAAAACTTCCTACTCTTTATCAGATGATTAGTAATTTTAAGCAGTATGACCGAACCTGTTTTACAAGTAGAGAATATATCTATCAGCTTTTCTGCTGATGGCAATACCACCAATGCCGTAAAAGATATTTCGTTTTTGGTAGAACCGGCACAAACAGTTGCCATCGTTGGAGAATCGGGTTCGGGAAAATCGGTGACTGCTTTATCAATAATGCAATTGTTGCCCAAACAAAGCACTCTATCCGGCAACATCTTATTTGCCGGTAAAAATTTAGCTCAGTTATCTCCCAAAGAAATCAACACGATCAGAGGTAAAGATATCGGTATGATCTTTCAGGAACCGATGACCTCCTTAAACCCCGTATTTACCTGCGGCTACCAGGTGATGGAAGCCATTCAATTACACCAGCAGCTATCTGCCAAAGAAGCAAAAAAGAAAACCATTGAATTGTTTGAAAAAGTAAAGTTACCTGATCCTGCTGCTATCATTGACCGATACCCTCATCAACTGAGTGGCGGACAAAAGCAACGGGTAATGATAGCGATGGCAATCAGTTGCAATCCTTCGTTGCTGATAGCTGATGAGCCTACCACTGCTTTGGATGTAACCGTACAAAAAACAATTCTTGACTTAATAAAAGAATTACAGCAACAAAATGGCATGTCTGTTATTATCATCACACATGATCTCGGACTGGTTGCCGATGTTGCAGACAAGATCATTGTCATGCATAAAGGACAGATCGTTGAACAGGCAAATGCAAAAAATATCCTGACCGATCCACAACATCCTTACACAAAAGCCTTACTGGCATGCAGGCCCGGATTGCATCCTAAAGGAGAACGGCTGCCTTTGATCAGTGATTTCCTTGAAACTGATCCTTCTTCTCTTAAACAACAAAAAGAACACGCCGCCATCAATACAACCTCCAATGAAATAGTGTTGAAAGTGGAACATGTAAAAGTGTATTATCCGGGTAAGAGAACATTGTTTGGAAAAACGCCTGAACCTTTTAAGGCTGTAGATGATGTATCGTTTACCGTTAGTAAAGGTGAGATCGTGGGCCTGGTTGGTGAAAGCGGTTGCGGCAAGACCACATTAGGCAGGGCCATTTTACACCTGCAGCAGGTTACTTCCGGGAGTATACTACTACAGGAGAAAAATTTATCTCATTTACCCAAAACAGCATTAAGAAATTTACGCAAAGACGTGCAGATAGTTTTTCAGGACCCATATGGTTCTTTAAACCCACGGCTTACCATTGGTGAAGCGATACTTGAACCGATGACAGTTCACTCACTTTTAGCCAACAACAAACAGCGAAAAGAAAAAGTGATCGAATTACTGGAAAAGGTAGATCTGGATGCCGGTTTCTATGATCGCTATCCCCATCAGTTCAGCGGCGGGCAAAGACAGCGTATCTGTATTGCTAGGGCATTGGCACTTAACCCCTCTTTTTTAGTGTTTGATGAAAGCGTGAGTGCGCTGGATGTAAGCGTACAGGCACAGGTACTCAATCTGATCAACGACCTGAAACAGGAATTCCAATTTACGGGGATCTTTATATCGCATGATCTTGCAGTGGTACGCTATATCAGCAACCGCATACTGGTAATGAACCGGGGTAAGATCATAGAAGAAGGAGATGCAGACCAGGTGTACTTTTCCCCAAAAATGGACTACACAAAAAAATTGATCGATTCTATCCTGGGGAAGAACATTGTCTGAATCAGAATTTCCGGCATTTGAAGATGTGCAGGATCAGACAATAAATATTGAGAAGTGTTTCGAAATGGCAGAAGCTGATCCCGAAAATCGATCAATCCTGAAAATCCTTATTCAGACAAGTGAAAAAGTACTACCTTTGCAGTCTTAAAATCATGCCGTAACATGATAAGCGCCTTTTAAACAGGCTACTATCTCTGTAAACTCTACAGTACAAGGTCTGATTATCATTAAAAAAATTTATTGATACACATGAAATTATCACAGTTTAGATTCGACCTCCCACTTAATCTGATTGCCCAAAACCCCACCAAAAGAAGAGAAGACAGCCGAATGATGGTGGTGAACCGTAAAACCGGCAACATCGAAAACCGCAATTTCAGAGACATCATCGAGTATTTTGATGATAAAGATGTGATGGTAGTTAACAACACTAAAGTTTTTCCTGCCCGTATGTACGGACGTAAAGAAAAGACCGGTGCTAAAATTGAAGTTTTTTTATTAAGAGAATTAAACAAGCCAAACCGTTTATGGGATGTGATCGTTGATCCTGCCCGTAAGATCCGTGTGGGCAACAAATTATATTTTGGAGAAAATGATGAACTGGTTGCTGAAGTAATTGACAACACCACCAGCCGTGGCCGTACTATCCGTTTCTTATGGGAAGATACGGAAGAGTCTTTCAGAAAGATGCTTGATTTTATGGGAGAAACCCCACTGCCAAAATACATCAAACGCAAACCGGACGAAGAAGATAAAGAACGTTACCAAACCGTTTATGCAAAGCATGAAGGCGCTGTTGCAGCACCTACTGCAGGCTTACACTTTAGCAAGGAGTTGATCAAACGCCTTGAAATTAAAGGTATCCGTTTTGCAGAAGTTACTTTACATACAGGGCTTGGCACTTTCAGACCTATTGAAGTGGAAGACCTGAGCAAACATAAAATGGATGCTGAATATTACGGCATTGATGAAACTGCCTGCAAAATTGTAAATAAAGCTAAAGAAGATGGAAGAAGGATCTGCTCTGTTGGTACTACCACTATGAGAGCGATGGAATCATCTTTCACTGCACAAAAATTATTGAAACCTTCTGAAGGATGGACCAATATGTTCATTCATCCTCCATATAATTTTTCAATTGCAGATTCATTGGTTACCAATTTCCATTTACCAAAAACAAGTCTATTAATTATGACCTGTGCTTTTGCAGGATACGACCTGGTAATGGAAGCTTACAAAAAAGCCATTAAAGATAAATACCGTTTCTTCAGTTATGGAGATGCGTTATTGATCATCTAATTATTTTTTCTTTTTAGATACAAGATCATAAGATTCATCAACCAGCTCCAGCAGCTGGTTGTTTTTTATTGTGCCATCAACGATAACAGTATTCCAGTGTTTTTTATTCATGTGAAAACCGGGCTGCACACAATCGTACTGTTCTCTTAATTCGATGGCATGATCGGGATCGCATTTGGCATTGAACTGTAGTTGCTCCGTATCTAACGGCACTAATAAAAACATTTTACCATTCACCTTAAATACAACTACAGCATCTCCAAAGGGGAATCCTTCTGTAACATTTGGTTTTTGTAACACATAGTCTCTGAGTGTTTCGATATTCATTAGAATGTATTTTCTATTTGAATATACAATTTTTATTGCCCCGTACCCCACGGTTGGTATCCGCTCTAACGGAGTATAAAAAAAAGACAAGCCCTGACCGAATAATTTTTTTAGTAGCCGGTCGGTGAAGGCTTCGGTATGATACCGAAAGCCTGCCGGAAGTCTGGGGAAGGCTTCGGTATCATACCGAAAGCTTGCCGGAAGTCTGGGGAAGGCTTCGGTATGATACCGAAAGCTTGCCGGAAGTCCGGGGAAGGTTTCGGGAACACCCGACGGGCTGCCGGAAGCCTGGGGAAGCTTTCGGGATTACCCGACGGGCTGCCGGAGGTCTGGGGAAGCTTTCGGGCAAATAAAATGGCAGTGTAGTGGGAAAATAACATCTTAAACAACAGCTTTTTACCTAGCTGGTGGAAAATTGAAGTTTTTGAGTGATTTTAAGGAAAGGAAAATTGTATTGGCGCAATAACAATACAAAAACTATACTACTAAACCGTTGGTTTTCAATGGTGACTTTTTTTACGGATAGCGTGTGATATCAAATATATTTGTGTTAGCAGCAACATAAAATGACAGTTCCTAAATATTTAATTCTTTTATTGACAGTTTTATTTTCTTCGTGTGGCAACAATTCGACACACACCAGCGAGGCAAACACTCTTGACACAAGTAAGTCGGTTGACACAGGAAAACAAATTGCCAATTCGAAACCAGTAGACACAGCTCTTCTTAAAATTTGGTCTGCATTTCAACAGGCAGTTTCGACAAATAATATTTCGCAATTCAGACAACTTTCACTTGACAGTTTATACTCTTGCGACACAACTTTGAGCACAACTAAATTTATTAAAAACTGCTACAAAGAAATTTTTGACACTTTACTTTTGAGAAAGATTACAATCCCGACAGAAATTAATCAGCTTGACAAAGAAATGGAACTTGGATACTTTACTAAATCTGTACCTAATAAAGCTGACTTTACTGGTGACGCTATTACGTTGAAACAATTTCAAGTAGTTAAAGAATTTACACCTGACGGAGCTTGGACAATGACATTTGATTTTATCAAGACGAAAGAAGGTTATAGATTTTTTGGTTGTGACTCTTACGGTGGACCAATATGCTGCCGCTAACATTGGGTTTCGTGCAAGTTGGGCATGACCAGCAAACATCAACTAATTGCAAATCCAAGTTGTGGTTCGGGCTGGACAAACAGCTTTCAACTTTAGTTCTTAAATTCGACTTTATATTTTCAATCAGCAGCGGTTTTAGGCGGACGGAATACTAATTCCCAACCTGCATAAAGCCCTGCCCGTTGTACGCCACTTTAATATGACCCGTCTACTAATCATACTATTTTTTTTGACTGCATTGTTTGACACTTCCTTTGGACAAAAACCGAAGGCGAAAAAACCAAATGTATCTGCAACTACCAAAACTGTTGACACCACACAAAACCCAATCAAAGACACTGCATTTTTAAACCATTTTGTAAGATTTTATGCAGACAGTATTTTGACAATTGTTGACAGTTTATCGAATGACACAAATTTTTTAAAATCAATTGGTGACACTTCTATATTTGGGTACGGGAAATTTGCAAAGCCTGAACATAAAATTCGTTTTCCTGCAAGACCTTTAGGGTGGACAAGTGATTTTGAGCAAATTTTTACAAGTGACCAAATCTTTGAGTTGGACTCAATAATTAGCGGGTTTGAAAAGGAAACAAAAAACGAAATCGCAATTGTAACAATTGACAGTTCGAGTACAACAAAAGAAGAGTTTGACAACTTAATATTGACAATTTCAAATAATTGGGGCGTTGGTAAAAAAAGTTTGAATAATGGAATTACAATTGGCATAAGCACAGGACTTAGAAAAATTAGAATTTGCAACGGCTATGGAATTGAAGTAAAGTTGACAGACGCGGAAACAAAAAAAATAATTGACGACATTATACTTCCCGAATTTAAGAAAGGGAATTATTTTGTAGGGACAAAAAACGGACTATTGACTTTAATGCAAAAAGTCCGTTAACAAAGCGGCGTACAACATTGGGTTTTGTGCAAGTTGGGTTCGACCAGCAAACATCAGCCAGTTGCAAATCCAAGCTGTAGTTTGGGCTGGACAATCAACTTTCAACTTTAGTTCTTAAATTCAACATTATATTTTCAATCAGCAGCGGTTGTGGGCAGACGGAATTCTAATTCCCAACCTGCATAAAGCCCTGCTCGTTATGGGCAATTATTATTGAGCTATGCCATCCAAAATAACAAATAGACATGGAAAGGAATTCCTTAAATCCACCAGAATAAATCTTGCGGAGCGGGTTGCATACATGTGTAGTAATCCCTATTGTAGGAAATTAACTATTAAGCCCAGTTCTGACAAAAATATTGCAATCAAATCGGGAAAAGCTTCACACATTATTTCTGCTTCGCCAAACGGACCTCGTGCAGACGATACAAAATCCCCTCACTTTATTCGGTCTTTTGACAATGGCATTTGGTTATGTGACAAGTGTGCAAGAGAAGTAGACGACAATCAAAGTATTTATAAAAAGGAAGAATTAATTAAATGGAAATTCGATGCAGAGACTTATGTTGAAAGTTTGGTAACACAAGACACTCGACTTAGACAGTTAAGGCTTTTAATTCAAAATTATTTAAGCGCCTTACGTATATTGTCTGCGCTACCATCTAAACTTGATCAAACTTTTGAAAACCCTAATGGTAACAATATTAATCTTACAAGACTTTTTATGGAACTTGAACTAGTGTTGTTCGATAACAAATTTTTGGAAGAAGCAAATCGTATTAATTCAATCATCAAAGATCTCGATAAAAATGTATGCCCTTTTGTACATTCAAACAAATCAGAATACTCTGTCAACATTTCGAACTGGAAAAACCTTGCAGTAAAAATTTTAATGGTTGACATAATGCGATTTACAGCAGAATCTTATTCAAGATATT
It contains:
- a CDS encoding ABC transporter ATP-binding protein, encoding MTEPVLQVENISISFSADGNTTNAVKDISFLVEPAQTVAIVGESGSGKSVTALSIMQLLPKQSTLSGNILFAGKNLAQLSPKEINTIRGKDIGMIFQEPMTSLNPVFTCGYQVMEAIQLHQQLSAKEAKKKTIELFEKVKLPDPAAIIDRYPHQLSGGQKQRVMIAMAISCNPSLLIADEPTTALDVTVQKTILDLIKELQQQNGMSVIIITHDLGLVADVADKIIVMHKGQIVEQANAKNILTDPQHPYTKALLACRPGLHPKGERLPLISDFLETDPSSLKQQKEHAAINTTSNEIVLKVEHVKVYYPGKRTLFGKTPEPFKAVDDVSFTVSKGEIVGLVGESGCGKTTLGRAILHLQQVTSGSILLQEKNLSHLPKTALRNLRKDVQIVFQDPYGSLNPRLTIGEAILEPMTVHSLLANNKQRKEKVIELLEKVDLDAGFYDRYPHQFSGGQRQRICIARALALNPSFLVFDESVSALDVSVQAQVLNLINDLKQEFQFTGIFISHDLAVVRYISNRILVMNRGKIIEEGDADQVYFSPKMDYTKKLIDSILGKNIV
- the queA gene encoding tRNA preQ1(34) S-adenosylmethionine ribosyltransferase-isomerase QueA; translated protein: MKLSQFRFDLPLNLIAQNPTKRREDSRMMVVNRKTGNIENRNFRDIIEYFDDKDVMVVNNTKVFPARMYGRKEKTGAKIEVFLLRELNKPNRLWDVIVDPARKIRVGNKLYFGENDELVAEVIDNTTSRGRTIRFLWEDTEESFRKMLDFMGETPLPKYIKRKPDEEDKERYQTVYAKHEGAVAAPTAGLHFSKELIKRLEIKGIRFAEVTLHTGLGTFRPIEVEDLSKHKMDAEYYGIDETACKIVNKAKEDGRRICSVGTTTMRAMESSFTAQKLLKPSEGWTNMFIHPPYNFSIADSLVTNFHLPKTSLLIMTCAFAGYDLVMEAYKKAIKDKYRFFSYGDALLII
- a CDS encoding MmcQ/YjbR family DNA-binding protein, which gives rise to MNIETLRDYVLQKPNVTEGFPFGDAVVVFKVNGKMFLLVPLDTEQLQFNAKCDPDHAIELREQYDCVQPGFHMNKKHWNTVIVDGTIKNNQLLELVDESYDLVSKKKK
- a CDS encoding TPM domain-containing protein — protein: MTRLLIILFFLTALFDTSFGQKPKAKKPNVSATTKTVDTTQNPIKDTAFLNHFVRFYADSILTIVDSLSNDTNFLKSIGDTSIFGYGKFAKPEHKIRFPARPLGWTSDFEQIFTSDQIFELDSIISGFEKETKNEIAIVTIDSSSTTKEEFDNLILTISNNWGVGKKSLNNGITIGISTGLRKIRICNGYGIEVKLTDAETKKIIDDIILPEFKKGNYFVGTKNGLLTLMQKVR